Proteins found in one Amycolatopsis umgeniensis genomic segment:
- the purQ gene encoding phosphoribosylformylglycinamidine synthase subunit PurQ: MTARIGVITFPGTLDDGDAARAVRYADAEAVPLWHADEDLKGVDAVVVPGGFSYGDYLRAGVIARFAPVMSSVIEAAHKGMPVLGICNGFQILCEAGLLPGAMIRNAGLHFICRDQWLRVENNDTAWTTRYDKDAEILIPMKNIDGCFVAEQATLDELEGEGRVVFRYVGGNPNGSRNDIAGIRSENGRVVGLMPHPEHAIDALTGPSDDGLGMFYSAVDALVSA; encoded by the coding sequence GTGACCGCCCGGATCGGGGTCATCACCTTCCCCGGCACGCTCGACGACGGTGACGCGGCCCGCGCGGTCCGCTACGCCGACGCCGAAGCCGTCCCGCTGTGGCACGCCGACGAGGACCTCAAGGGTGTCGACGCCGTCGTCGTCCCCGGTGGTTTCTCCTACGGCGACTACCTGCGCGCCGGCGTCATCGCGCGGTTCGCGCCGGTGATGTCTTCGGTGATCGAGGCCGCCCACAAGGGCATGCCGGTGCTGGGCATCTGCAACGGCTTCCAGATCCTGTGCGAGGCCGGGCTGCTGCCGGGCGCGATGATCCGCAACGCGGGCCTGCACTTCATCTGCCGTGACCAGTGGCTGCGCGTCGAGAACAACGACACCGCGTGGACCACCCGGTACGACAAAGACGCCGAGATCCTCATCCCGATGAAGAACATCGACGGCTGCTTCGTCGCCGAGCAGGCCACCCTCGACGAGCTGGAGGGTGAAGGCCGCGTCGTGTTCCGCTACGTCGGTGGGAACCCGAACGGCTCGCGCAACGACATCGCCGGGATCCGCAGCGAGAACGGCCGCGTGGTCGGTCTCATGCCGCATCCGGAGCACGCCATCGACGCCCTCACCGGGCCTTCCGATGACGGCCTCGGCATGTTCTACAGCGCCGTGGACGCCCTCGTCTCCGCCTGA
- the purS gene encoding phosphoribosylformylglycinamidine synthase subunit PurS has translation MARVVVDVMPKPEILDPQGQAALGAAGRLGFTGITEIRQGKHFEIEVDDSVDDATLEKIAEGFLANPVIEQWTIKRVDA, from the coding sequence GTGGCCCGAGTCGTCGTCGACGTCATGCCCAAGCCCGAAATCCTCGACCCGCAGGGCCAAGCCGCACTCGGTGCGGCCGGTCGTCTCGGCTTCACCGGGATCACCGAGATCCGTCAGGGCAAGCACTTCGAGATCGAGGTCGACGACTCCGTCGACGATGCGACGCTCGAAAAGATCGCCGAGGGTTTCCTCGCGAACCCGGTCATCGAGCAGTGGACCATCAAGCGGGTCGACGCGTGA
- a CDS encoding GMC family oxidoreductase N-terminal domain-containing protein, giving the protein MADQDSFDYVIVGAGSAGCVLANRLSEDPSARVLLLEAGGEDDADEIHIPAAFPGLFKTKFDWNYETVEQKHTGKTLYWPRGKTLGGCSSINAMIYIRGNRADYDGWRDGHGAEGWGFDDVLPYFKRAEGNQRLGGPLHGTDGPLNVEDRRFTHELSHAWVDSAIAWGLKRTDDFNGESQEGAGVYQVTCKKGRRWSTADAYLRPALTRPNLTVRTHAQATRVVFEGTRAVGVSYLDKGVETTVRASTEVLLSGGAVNSPQLLMLSGVGPAEHLREHGIDLVAALPGVGDNLHDHPACGIIWSTRGTTDLVDAATPGGLVRYQLTKRGPLASNIGEAGAFFPAADGSSPPDMQIHVAPTLFYDNGMREPTMPGFTSAATLVDVASRGRLRLKSPNPLWKPEIDPAYYAESVDMEKMLAGMRTLVEIGKSGPLARYLDKPFLPERHDLSDTELADYVREKTQTLYHPVGTCAMGTGENAVVDPSLKVRGVDGLRVVDASVMPVVPRGNTNAPTIMVAEKAADLIRGVR; this is encoded by the coding sequence GTGGCCGATCAGGACTCCTTCGACTACGTCATCGTCGGCGCGGGCAGCGCGGGATGCGTGCTGGCGAACCGGCTGAGCGAGGATCCGTCAGCGCGGGTGCTCCTGCTCGAAGCGGGCGGCGAGGACGACGCCGACGAGATCCACATCCCGGCCGCCTTCCCCGGTCTGTTCAAGACGAAGTTCGACTGGAACTACGAGACCGTCGAACAGAAGCACACCGGAAAGACGCTGTACTGGCCGCGGGGGAAGACGCTCGGCGGCTGTTCGTCGATCAACGCGATGATCTACATCCGCGGCAACCGCGCGGACTACGACGGCTGGCGTGACGGGCACGGCGCCGAGGGCTGGGGTTTCGACGACGTCCTGCCGTACTTCAAACGGGCGGAGGGGAACCAGCGGCTCGGCGGGCCGCTGCACGGCACCGATGGGCCGCTGAACGTCGAGGACCGTCGCTTCACCCACGAGCTTTCCCACGCCTGGGTGGATTCCGCGATCGCCTGGGGTCTCAAGCGGACGGACGACTTCAACGGCGAGTCGCAGGAAGGCGCCGGCGTCTACCAGGTGACGTGCAAGAAGGGCCGCCGCTGGTCGACGGCCGACGCGTACCTGCGGCCCGCTCTGACGCGGCCGAACCTCACCGTGCGGACCCACGCGCAGGCCACGCGCGTGGTCTTCGAGGGCACCCGCGCGGTCGGTGTGTCCTATTTGGACAAAGGTGTGGAGACGACGGTCCGCGCGTCCACCGAGGTCCTGCTCAGCGGCGGCGCGGTGAACTCGCCGCAACTGCTGATGCTGTCCGGCGTCGGTCCGGCGGAACACCTTCGTGAGCACGGGATCGACCTCGTGGCCGCCCTTCCCGGCGTCGGCGACAACCTGCACGACCACCCGGCCTGCGGGATCATCTGGTCGACGCGCGGCACCACCGACCTGGTGGACGCGGCGACGCCGGGCGGTCTGGTGCGCTACCAGCTCACCAAACGAGGTCCGCTGGCCTCGAACATCGGCGAAGCGGGCGCGTTCTTCCCCGCCGCGGACGGTTCCTCGCCGCCGGACATGCAGATCCACGTCGCGCCGACGTTGTTCTACGACAACGGGATGCGCGAGCCGACGATGCCGGGCTTCACCTCGGCGGCGACACTGGTCGACGTCGCGAGCCGGGGCCGCCTGCGGCTGAAGTCGCCGAATCCGTTGTGGAAGCCCGAAATCGACCCCGCGTACTACGCCGAGTCCGTGGACATGGAGAAGATGCTGGCCGGGATGCGCACCCTGGTGGAGATCGGGAAGTCCGGTCCGCTGGCGCGTTACCTGGACAAGCCGTTCCTGCCGGAGCGCCACGACCTGAGCGACACCGAACTCGCCGACTACGTGCGCGAGAAGACGCAGACGCTGTACCACCCGGTGGGGACCTGCGCGATGGGGACGGGCGAGAACGCCGTCGTCGACCCGTCGCTCAAGGTGCGCGGGGTGGACGGGCTGCGGGTCGTGGACGCGTCGGTGATGCCCGTGGTGCCGCGCGGGAACACGAACGCGCCGACGATCATGGTCGCGGAGAAGGCCGCGGACCTCATTCGGGGCGTGCGCTGA
- a CDS encoding aldehyde dehydrogenase family protein, producing the protein MTAVQPKPTAHSVGETFDSLSPATDEVVGTYPVHSREDVLAAVARAKDAAEWWAGLGYNGRAERLRRWKGVITRRLPQLCQVVRDETGKPLADAQLESVLAIEHIAWAGKNARKILGKQRRAAGLMMSNQAATVEYQPLGVVGVIGPWNYPVFTPLGSIAYALAAGNTVVFKPSEYTPGVGKWLVDAFNEVVPEWPVLQLITGFGETGASLVGANVDKIAFTGSTGTGKKIMAAAAETLTPVIIEAGGKDAVLVDADADLEAAADATVWGAFSNSGQTCIGVERVYVHERVHDDFVAKVVEKAKDVRAGSDEAAQYGPVTMPSQLAVIKRHISDAIERGGKALVGGVDAVGDRYVQPTVLVDVPEDSSAVQEETFGPTVTIAKVRDMDEAVEKANDTKYGLGSTVFSKSRGLELAARLRTGMTSINAPLSFAGIASLPFGGVGDSGFGRIHGPEGLREFARPKAVARQRFTAPIVLTSFSRKEKTDALVAKLITVLHGKR; encoded by the coding sequence ATGACCGCAGTCCAGCCGAAGCCGACCGCGCACAGCGTGGGGGAGACCTTCGATTCCCTCAGCCCGGCGACCGACGAGGTCGTCGGCACCTACCCGGTGCACAGCAGGGAGGACGTCCTCGCCGCCGTCGCCCGCGCGAAGGACGCCGCCGAGTGGTGGGCCGGTCTCGGTTACAACGGGCGCGCGGAACGGTTGCGCCGCTGGAAGGGCGTCATCACCCGGCGGCTGCCGCAGCTGTGCCAGGTCGTGCGCGACGAAACCGGCAAACCGCTCGCCGACGCGCAGCTGGAGAGCGTCCTCGCCATCGAACACATCGCGTGGGCGGGCAAGAACGCGCGCAAGATCCTCGGCAAGCAGCGCCGCGCGGCCGGGCTGATGATGTCGAACCAGGCGGCGACGGTCGAGTACCAGCCGCTCGGCGTCGTGGGCGTGATCGGCCCGTGGAACTACCCCGTGTTCACCCCGCTCGGCTCCATCGCGTACGCCCTCGCCGCCGGCAACACCGTCGTGTTCAAGCCGAGCGAGTACACGCCGGGCGTCGGGAAGTGGCTGGTCGACGCCTTCAACGAGGTCGTCCCGGAGTGGCCGGTTCTGCAGCTGATCACCGGCTTCGGTGAGACCGGCGCTTCGCTCGTCGGCGCTAACGTCGACAAGATCGCCTTCACCGGTTCGACGGGCACGGGCAAGAAGATCATGGCCGCGGCCGCCGAGACGCTGACACCGGTGATCATCGAGGCGGGTGGCAAGGACGCGGTCCTGGTCGACGCGGACGCCGACCTCGAGGCCGCCGCAGACGCGACTGTCTGGGGCGCGTTCTCCAACTCGGGCCAGACCTGCATCGGCGTCGAGCGCGTGTACGTCCACGAGCGCGTGCACGACGACTTCGTCGCGAAGGTCGTCGAGAAGGCGAAGGACGTGCGCGCCGGTTCGGACGAGGCGGCGCAGTACGGCCCCGTGACGATGCCTTCGCAGCTCGCGGTGATCAAGCGCCACATCTCGGACGCCATCGAACGCGGCGGCAAGGCGCTGGTCGGCGGCGTCGACGCGGTCGGCGACCGCTACGTGCAGCCGACGGTGCTGGTGGACGTGCCCGAGGACTCCTCCGCGGTCCAGGAAGAGACGTTCGGCCCGACGGTCACCATCGCCAAGGTCCGCGACATGGACGAGGCCGTCGAGAAGGCCAACGACACGAAGTACGGCCTCGGTTCGACGGTGTTCTCGAAGTCGCGCGGCCTCGAACTGGCCGCCCGCCTGCGCACCGGCATGACGTCCATCAACGCGCCGCTTTCCTTCGCCGGAATCGCTTCGCTGCCCTTCGGTGGCGTCGGCGACTCGGGCTTCGGCCGGATCCACGGCCCGGAAGGCCTGCGCGAGTTCGCCAGGCCGAAGGCCGTCGCACGGCAGCGGTTCACCGCGCCGATCGTGCTGACCTCGTTCTCCCGCAAGGAAAAGACCGACGCCCTGGTGGCGAAGCTGATCACCGTCCTGCACGGCAAGCGCTGA
- a CDS encoding MFS transporter produces the protein MTLLRNSGYWRWSAGVQLNRLPATMAPLAFTVLTTATTGSYRLGGIMMAVFVAAEMVGAVPTGRLLDRVGPARGLVMMLSLVAAGLFLLAAVASAGAPDLVLLALAIPPGLVAGGLSGGFRTLLAGTVTEEELPRAVSIDAMIFEGVIVGGPLLVALLATSGPAVPVLAMAVVALLAALFVPRRVVTRDPQRTFEHQPIPVAACVPWLMGLFTVGLLLSTIEVGLLPLVQRLGAPDATTAIVIVVLCAASITGSALYAVRGKVGDPRLFLAGFVLGGIVVSAGLGWAGLLGGVALIGVCTGPLMAVSSVNLQKLLPERRRAEGFSLAFTVQASGFGLGSLAIGVLPVWLCPLLGVLAALVSCGMLVAHPRRAIGTPSVTS, from the coding sequence ATGACCTTGCTCCGCAATTCCGGGTATTGGCGCTGGTCGGCGGGGGTGCAGCTGAACCGGCTGCCCGCCACGATGGCGCCGCTGGCCTTCACCGTCCTGACCACCGCGACGACCGGTTCGTACCGGCTCGGCGGGATCATGATGGCCGTCTTCGTCGCCGCCGAGATGGTCGGCGCGGTGCCCACGGGACGGCTGCTCGACCGCGTCGGACCCGCACGGGGTCTCGTCATGATGCTGTCCCTGGTCGCCGCGGGACTGTTCCTGCTGGCCGCGGTCGCGTCCGCGGGCGCTCCGGATCTGGTGCTGCTCGCGCTGGCGATCCCGCCGGGGCTGGTCGCGGGCGGGCTCAGCGGCGGCTTCCGGACACTGCTCGCCGGAACGGTGACCGAGGAGGAGTTGCCCCGGGCCGTTTCGATCGACGCGATGATCTTCGAAGGCGTCATCGTCGGCGGACCACTCCTGGTGGCGCTCCTGGCGACGTCCGGCCCGGCCGTCCCGGTGCTGGCGATGGCCGTCGTCGCCCTGCTCGCGGCCCTGTTCGTGCCGAGGCGTGTCGTCACCCGTGATCCACAAAGGACTTTCGAGCACCAGCCGATCCCGGTCGCGGCTTGTGTTCCCTGGCTGATGGGGCTGTTCACCGTCGGACTGCTGCTGTCGACCATCGAGGTCGGCCTGCTGCCGCTCGTCCAGCGCCTCGGCGCCCCCGATGCGACGACGGCGATCGTCATCGTCGTGCTGTGCGCCGCGAGCATCACCGGGAGCGCGCTCTACGCGGTGCGGGGGAAGGTCGGCGACCCGCGCCTGTTCCTGGCCGGTTTCGTCCTCGGCGGGATCGTGGTGTCGGCGGGTCTCGGGTGGGCGGGGCTGCTCGGCGGGGTCGCGCTGATCGGGGTCTGCACCGGCCCGCTGATGGCCGTTTCGTCGGTCAACCTGCAGAAACTCCTGCCGGAACGGCGCCGGGCCGAGGGCTTTTCGCTGGCTTTCACGGTGCAGGCGTCGGGGTTCGGGCTGGGCTCGCTGGCGATCGGGGTGCTGCCGGTGTGGCTGTGCCCGCTTCTCGGTGTCCTTGCGGCCCTTGTCTCCTGTGGAATGCTGGTGGCACACCCCAGGCGAGCTATTGGCACGCCGTCAGTAACGTCGTAG
- a CDS encoding DUF5937 family protein translates to MIELVLTAESANRVRFGISPLDETMGAMQTLLGRRGHPSHLPWLREAAAKLPLLPVDDFAKVMSARHYITDFLSPPPSGPETTASAQLAEIRRTPPEQVARELSKVDADLSGLPEDPAEARDLLAAQMEIAWTELVEPHWPRMRRFLVADIEERSRRLAAGGIALVLEDIHPRVRLVDDVLVIEMKERSRFHLDRRGLLLIPGVFAWPSVGVITMEPWQPSMLYPARGVAELWSDPDSPSGALAGVLGRTKAALLTTLNEPASTTELARRLDFSAPTISQHLTAMRAAGLLDTRRHGREVRYLRTELGDALLRA, encoded by the coding sequence GTGATCGAGCTGGTCCTGACCGCCGAAAGCGCCAACCGCGTCCGCTTCGGCATCTCCCCGCTCGACGAGACCATGGGCGCGATGCAGACCCTGCTCGGACGTCGCGGGCATCCGAGCCATCTGCCGTGGCTGCGCGAGGCCGCGGCGAAGCTGCCCTTACTGCCTGTCGACGACTTCGCCAAGGTGATGAGCGCGCGGCATTACATCACCGACTTCCTCAGCCCGCCGCCGAGCGGGCCGGAGACCACCGCGTCCGCCCAGCTCGCCGAAATCCGGCGCACGCCACCGGAGCAGGTCGCCCGCGAACTGTCCAAAGTGGACGCGGACCTGAGCGGACTCCCCGAAGACCCGGCCGAGGCCAGGGATCTGCTGGCCGCCCAGATGGAGATCGCCTGGACCGAACTGGTCGAACCGCATTGGCCGCGGATGCGCCGCTTCCTCGTCGCCGACATCGAGGAACGCTCGCGACGGCTGGCCGCGGGCGGCATCGCGCTGGTGCTGGAGGACATCCACCCGCGCGTCCGGCTCGTCGACGACGTCCTGGTGATCGAGATGAAGGAACGCAGCCGCTTCCATCTCGACCGGCGCGGGCTGCTGCTGATCCCCGGCGTCTTCGCGTGGCCGTCGGTCGGGGTGATCACGATGGAGCCGTGGCAACCGTCGATGCTCTACCCGGCCCGCGGTGTCGCCGAACTCTGGTCGGACCCGGACAGCCCGTCCGGTGCGCTCGCCGGGGTGCTCGGGCGTACCAAAGCCGCGCTGCTCACGACGTTGAACGAACCCGCGAGCACCACCGAACTGGCACGAAGGCTGGACTTCTCCGCGCCGACGATCTCGCAGCATCTGACCGCGATGCGTGCCGCCGGCCTGCTCGACACGCGGCGACACGGTCGCGAGGTCCGCTATCTGCGCACCGAACTTGGCGACGCCCTCCTCCGGGCATAG
- a CDS encoding MBL fold metallo-hydrolase, translated as MRIVHFGHACTLLETEGARILIDPGTFSAGFEGERELDAILITHQHFDHLDVERLPALLEANPGARLIVDPGSAEAVQKLGAEFQIANPGDAFGIGSSGINVVGGEHAVIHEDIPAIPNVGYIVDHGAFYHPGDSFFVPEQKIDVLGLPTGAPWLKAGEAVDYLRAVSPRLAVPIHEAVLARPQMHYGLFANLAPEGTEVKVLDVGEPVKL; from the coding sequence ATGCGGATTGTCCACTTTGGACACGCTTGCACGCTTCTGGAGACCGAGGGCGCGCGGATCCTGATCGACCCCGGCACCTTCTCGGCGGGTTTCGAGGGCGAACGTGAGCTGGACGCCATCCTGATCACCCACCAGCATTTCGACCACCTCGACGTCGAAAGGCTGCCCGCGCTACTGGAAGCGAACCCCGGCGCGCGGCTGATCGTCGACCCGGGTTCCGCCGAAGCCGTCCAGAAGCTCGGTGCCGAGTTCCAGATCGCGAATCCCGGTGACGCCTTCGGCATCGGCTCGAGCGGCATCAACGTCGTCGGCGGCGAGCACGCGGTGATCCACGAGGACATCCCGGCGATCCCGAACGTCGGCTACATCGTCGACCACGGCGCCTTCTATCACCCGGGCGACTCGTTCTTCGTTCCCGAGCAGAAGATCGACGTCCTCGGCCTGCCGACCGGTGCCCCGTGGCTCAAGGCGGGCGAAGCCGTCGACTACCTGCGTGCGGTCTCCCCGCGTCTCGCGGTGCCGATCCACGAAGCCGTCCTCGCGCGGCCGCAGATGCACTATGGACTGTTCGCCAACCTCGCGCCGGAAGGCACCGAGGTCAAGGTGCTCGACGTCGGGGAGCCGGTCAAGCTCTAG
- a CDS encoding DUF2334 domain-containing protein, which produces MGTVDARLLVSLSGVTTRTLHRCADLAAELDRRKVPLSVLYAARTGEGPVTEWVRTRRARGDSVLLHGYDHQITPHHRAVYLGKRAEFAALPAHEARLRLIAAKAALDTNGMTVDGFAPPRWIASEGTVQALREHGFTLCADLVSVQDLVSGQVQRARVQEFGGPSHRTETVRCFALVLAAARAARRGGLVRLGIDAADLARPGLRQAFLDAVDVSVENRAFGTTYGSLSRTRVKLSG; this is translated from the coding sequence ATGGGCACCGTGGACGCACGTTTGCTGGTTTCCCTGTCCGGCGTGACCACCCGGACGTTGCACCGCTGTGCCGACCTCGCGGCCGAGCTCGACAGGCGCAAGGTCCCGTTGTCCGTGCTCTACGCCGCTCGGACCGGCGAGGGCCCGGTGACCGAGTGGGTACGGACGCGCCGCGCTCGCGGCGACTCTGTCCTCCTTCACGGCTATGACCACCAGATCACCCCTCACCACCGCGCTGTCTACCTGGGCAAACGCGCCGAGTTCGCGGCACTTCCCGCGCACGAGGCGCGGCTGCGGCTGATCGCGGCCAAGGCGGCGCTCGACACCAACGGCATGACCGTCGACGGATTCGCGCCGCCGCGCTGGATCGCGTCGGAGGGCACCGTGCAGGCCCTGCGCGAGCACGGATTCACCCTGTGCGCGGATCTGGTCTCGGTACAGGACCTGGTATCCGGCCAGGTCCAGCGCGCCAGGGTGCAGGAGTTCGGCGGACCGTCGCACCGGACGGAGACCGTCCGGTGCTTCGCGCTGGTGCTGGCCGCCGCGCGGGCCGCCCGGCGAGGCGGTCTCGTGCGGCTCGGCATCGACGCCGCGGATCTCGCCAGGCCGGGGCTGCGGCAGGCGTTCCTCGACGCTGTCGACGTCTCGGTGGAGAACCGCGCCTTCGGGACCACCTACGGCTCACTTTCGCGAACGCGGGTTAAATTGTCGGGATGA
- a CDS encoding phosphoribosylaminoimidazolesuccinocarboxamide synthase, whose product MTTLEYPKIAAGKVRELYAVDDEHLLLVTSDRISAYDVIFTTPIPDKGRVLTAMSVFWFSQLSDVLPNHLVSYDDERIPAEVRGRALLVRRLAMLPLEAVARGYLTGTGLADYRARGTVCGVELPPGLTESSRLPEPIFTPATKADHGSHDENIAFSDVVGQLGRERAEEVREATLAVYRRGAEFAAERGILLADTKLEFGIDPAGNLVLADEVLTPDSSRYWPLAGCVPGSPQPSFDKQPLRDWLTGPASGWHRLHRPEPPPLPDEIVAATRARYIEAYERITGCSLDDWPT is encoded by the coding sequence GTGACGACGCTCGAATACCCGAAGATCGCCGCCGGCAAGGTCCGTGAGCTCTACGCCGTCGATGACGAGCATCTGTTGCTCGTCACTTCGGACCGGATCTCCGCCTACGACGTCATCTTCACCACCCCCATCCCCGACAAGGGGCGGGTGCTCACCGCGATGAGCGTGTTCTGGTTCTCCCAGCTCTCCGATGTCCTCCCCAACCATCTGGTCTCCTACGACGACGAACGCATCCCCGCCGAGGTCCGCGGCCGGGCGCTGCTGGTGCGGCGGCTGGCGATGCTGCCGCTCGAAGCCGTCGCCCGCGGTTATCTCACCGGCACCGGCCTCGCCGATTATCGCGCGCGCGGCACGGTTTGCGGCGTCGAACTCCCGCCCGGTCTGACCGAATCCTCCCGGCTCCCCGAACCCATCTTCACCCCCGCGACCAAAGCCGATCACGGCTCGCACGACGAGAACATCGCCTTCTCCGACGTCGTCGGGCAACTCGGCCGCGAAAGGGCCGAGGAAGTCCGCGAGGCGACCCTCGCGGTGTATCGCCGCGGCGCGGAGTTCGCCGCCGAACGCGGCATCCTGCTCGCGGACACGAAGCTCGAATTCGGCATCGACCCCGCCGGGAACCTCGTGCTGGCCGACGAGGTCCTGACCCCGGATTCCTCGCGCTACTGGCCGCTGGCGGGATGCGTGCCGGGCAGCCCGCAGCCGTCGTTCGACAAGCAGCCGCTGCGCGACTGGCTGACCGGGCCCGCGTCCGGCTGGCACCGGCTGCACAGACCGGAGCCGCCACCGCTGCCCGACGAGATCGTCGCCGCCACCCGGGCGAGGTACATCGAAGCGTACGAACGCATCACCGGCTGTTCGCTCGACGACTGGCCCACCTGA
- a CDS encoding SAM hydrolase/SAM-dependent halogenase family protein, translating to MPIHCVSLTTDYGLSDGFVAACHGVIARIAPAVRLIDVTHEVPPQQVRTGAEVLAQTAPFLPEAVHLAVVDPGVGTARRGVVVVAERGILVGPDNGLLLPAADALGGVKAAYELTAPEYRLPVLSSTFHGRDVFAPAAAHLALGVAPAGFGPSVENLVRLPDPFVAVFPGKLVAEVLTVDHFGNVQLAASPDDLALSGLSGTVSVSSEHVLVKALVGDTFGTVPPGWNVLYTDSAGRLAVAVSGGSAAAVLRLGPAQECTITSSPTAS from the coding sequence ATGCCGATCCACTGCGTTTCGTTGACGACCGACTACGGGCTGAGCGACGGTTTCGTGGCCGCGTGCCACGGGGTGATCGCGCGGATCGCACCCGCCGTCCGGCTGATCGACGTGACCCATGAGGTGCCTCCGCAGCAGGTCAGGACCGGGGCCGAAGTGCTCGCGCAGACCGCGCCGTTCCTGCCGGAGGCGGTGCACCTCGCCGTCGTCGACCCCGGAGTCGGCACCGCGCGGCGCGGTGTCGTGGTGGTCGCGGAGCGCGGAATCCTCGTCGGCCCGGACAACGGACTTCTGCTCCCGGCGGCGGATGCACTCGGCGGAGTGAAAGCCGCCTACGAATTGACGGCTCCGGAATACCGTCTTCCGGTGCTGTCGTCGACGTTCCACGGTCGCGACGTCTTCGCCCCCGCGGCGGCGCATCTCGCGCTCGGCGTCGCGCCCGCCGGTTTCGGACCGAGCGTCGAAAACCTCGTGCGCCTGCCGGACCCGTTCGTCGCGGTGTTCCCCGGCAAGCTGGTGGCCGAGGTGCTCACGGTCGACCACTTCGGCAACGTCCAGCTGGCCGCGAGCCCCGACGACCTCGCGCTGTCCGGGCTGTCCGGCACGGTCTCGGTCAGCAGCGAACACGTACTGGTGAAGGCACTGGTCGGCGACACCTTCGGCACGGTGCCGCCGGGCTGGAACGTGCTCTACACCGATTCCGCGGGACGGCTCGCGGTCGCCGTGAGCGGCGGTTCCGCCGCCGCCGTGCTCCGGCTCGGGCCCGCCCAAGAGTGCACGATCACCTCGTCGCCGACGGCCAGCTGA
- a CDS encoding MOSC domain-containing protein — protein sequence MARVAKLVYYPVKGCAGTSVETADVTPAGLRFDRAWMVVSPEGEFRSQRKHPVMASIRAEVLDDGARLRLAAPGVEDLLVEVVQDGPRHPAATFTWQGKGVHQGDEAAEWFSDVLGLPSVFVGLAPEHERVTNGEISGTAAFADAHAILLTSESSLDGLNERIASRGAEAVPMDRFRPNIVVAGWPEPHREDEVRSITVGGLELGYAKVCIRCTVPMVDQETGKKAGPEPIRSLADYRREPEGGVSFGIKMAVTGPGQLAVGDEVIVHSWAGPSRSTAAAEPPLTATASRPAESV from the coding sequence ATGGCGAGAGTGGCGAAACTGGTCTATTACCCGGTCAAGGGCTGCGCGGGGACGTCGGTCGAAACGGCCGACGTCACCCCGGCGGGCCTCAGGTTCGATCGTGCCTGGATGGTCGTGTCCCCGGAGGGCGAGTTCCGCAGCCAGCGGAAGCATCCGGTGATGGCTTCGATCCGCGCCGAGGTGCTCGACGACGGCGCCCGCCTGCGGTTGGCCGCTCCCGGCGTCGAAGACCTGCTGGTCGAGGTGGTTCAGGACGGGCCGCGGCATCCCGCGGCGACGTTCACCTGGCAAGGCAAGGGCGTCCACCAGGGTGACGAGGCCGCCGAGTGGTTCTCCGACGTCCTGGGCCTGCCGTCGGTGTTCGTCGGGCTCGCGCCGGAGCACGAGCGCGTCACCAACGGCGAGATCTCGGGCACCGCCGCCTTCGCCGACGCGCACGCGATCCTGCTGACGTCGGAGTCCTCTTTGGACGGTCTGAACGAGCGGATCGCGTCCCGGGGCGCCGAGGCCGTACCGATGGACCGTTTCCGGCCCAACATCGTCGTGGCGGGCTGGCCGGAGCCGCATCGAGAGGACGAAGTCCGCTCGATCACCGTGGGCGGTCTCGAGCTGGGTTACGCCAAGGTCTGCATCCGCTGCACCGTGCCGATGGTCGATCAGGAGACCGGCAAGAAGGCCGGGCCGGAGCCGATCCGTTCCCTCGCCGACTACCGGCGCGAACCCGAGGGCGGCGTCTCGTTCGGGATCAAGATGGCGGTGACCGGTCCTGGTCAGCTGGCCGTCGGCGACGAGGTGATCGTGCACTCTTGGGCGGGCCCGAGCCGGAGCACGGCGGCGGCGGAACCGCCGCTCACGGCGACCGCGAGCCGTCCCGCGGAATCGGTGTAG